A segment of the Terriglobales bacterium genome:
TGCCTGATTAAAGAAGCTCTCACCTGCGCTCGTCAACTTTACTGCGCGTGATGTTCTGGTAAAAAGCGGATGTCCGACGATCTCTTCAAGTTTGCGAATCTGCTGCGACAGCGGAGGTTGGGCCAGGTGAAGACGTTCCGCTGCCCGGCCGAAATGCAGTTCCTCGGCTACCGCCACGAAATAACGAAGATGACGAAGTTCAATGTCGGGCATGAGATTCGCTCTTTCCTTTGAGGAGCGACGTCACTTCTAATAATATGCAATATGTATTGATTCCAATTAACAAGATATTGGACATATGAATCACCCACAGATAGATTTCCTGATATGGAAACATCAGTACAGCGTAGCCGTTCGAGTTTACCTGTGACCTATGGCGATCAAATCGCTGGTTTGTCTGAAGTTGTAATCCGGCCATTTCAACCAGGTGACGAGGTCGCATTCCGCGCATTGAACGAGGCGTGGATTGCCAAATACTTCGTCATTGAGGAAGCCGATCGTAAGGTTTTGAACGATCCGGTTCACAATATCCTTTGCTTGGGCGGCCACACATTCATGGCAATCGCCGGCGAAGTGGCCGTGGGATGCTGCGCCTTGCTGCCAATGGAGCCGGAAGGATTTGAGCTCGCCAAGATGGCGGTTTCCGAAGATTTGCGCGGAAAAGGAATTGGCCGCAAGCTGCTCGAGTATGCAATTACCGAAGCAAGAAAACTGGGTGCCTCGCGCTTATACCTCGAAACCAATCGCAAGCTGGCAAATGCGATTCACCTCTACGAGTCGGTGGGCTTCGAACACGTATCGCCTGACCATGTAATTCCGTCGCCATATGCTCGAGCCAACGTGTTTATGGAAATGAAGATTTAGATCCCAAGCACCGAGCTGGATGATAAGCGATTGTTTCAATGGTGGAGCTAGTCGGGATCGGGCTCCAGGTCAGCTGAAAACAGGCACACTATTGATTTTCGCTGGAACGCACAATATCCAGATTGCGCAAACGCCCTGCAATGCCGGATTCATTGTACG
Coding sequences within it:
- a CDS encoding GNAT family N-acetyltransferase; its protein translation is METSVQRSRSSLPVTYGDQIAGLSEVVIRPFQPGDEVAFRALNEAWIAKYFVIEEADRKVLNDPVHNILCLGGHTFMAIAGEVAVGCCALLPMEPEGFELAKMAVSEDLRGKGIGRKLLEYAITEARKLGASRLYLETNRKLANAIHLYESVGFEHVSPDHVIPSPYARANVFMEMKI